The candidate division KSB1 bacterium DNA segment TACACTTGTTTTACACAAAAAGCTTGACTTTAATCAAAATTATACGTATACTGATACTGTCGAAAAATATAAACTATCAGCATACTGGCAAATTTATGAACAAGGAAATTCTGACCACAAAAGAGATTCTTGAGCAACTGAAACTTGATTCTGAAGTCTTTCAGGAAATTTTGAAACGCAAAATGATCAAGCCGATCGGAACCGTGGATGAAAACGTCCCAGTCTTCGAAAAACGGGTGGTTCAACAGCTCACAGAGATCATGCAATTTCAGTCGATGGGATACAGTATTGAGGATATTGAGAAGATTCTCAAAAAGGTCGGTCTGCCATCAACCAAACAGGCTGAGGAAAAGAGTCATCCATCGATGCGCCTGCTCACAGTGGGTGAATTGGCGACGCGCGTAAATGTCAATCCGCGCACGATCAAATACTGGGAAGAACGGGGGATCATTGAACCAGATACACGGTCAGAGGGTGGGTTTCGACTTTATGCAGAACATTGGGTTTATCTCTGCAATTTGATCAGCGATTTGCAATTGTTCGGCTACACTCTTGAAGAAATTAAGGAGATATCAGACCTGTTCCGCGATTTTCTAGCGATCCAGAAGTCCATCCATGCATTTCCACCAGACGAGACACGCACCAAATTGCAAACCATGCGAGAGCGCATCCAATCCTTTTTCGATAAAATGAACCAATTCAAGGAGGGTATTCACCGCTGGGAGGAACTTCTAAAAAAGAAAGAAAAAGAGATCAAACAATTTGAAAACCGATTGAATCAATTGCAAGCGACCAAAGCTGCGAAGGAGAAAAAAACATGAATTCTACCACCCGTCCCAGGATCATTTTTATTGAACCGAAATCCCCCAATTTACACATTTATTCGAAATTCGTCATTCCCCGCCTCGGAATTTTGATTCTGGGTACGATTATGAAAAAAATGGATTGGGATGTCCAGGTAATTCTGGAGGAGAACCAGGAATTGGATTTCGATCATATCAGCTCAGCAGACATGATCGGTATTTCGACCATCACATCCACCGCGCCGCGGGCTTACGTTATCGCTGATCAGGTGCGGGGGATGGGCATCCCAGTTATCATGGGGGGACCCCACGTCAGTTACCTGCCAGATGAAGCCTTACAACACGCCGATTTTGTCATTCGGGGCGAAGCCGAACAAGCCTTGCCGCTGTTCCTCCAACAATGGCTGACAACAAGGGATTACAGCTCCGTTCCGAATTTATCGTTTCGACAAGATGGAAAGAATTTTCATAATCCGATGGGTCAGCCCATTCAAAATTTGGACGCCATTCCTTATCCTGATTTATCCCTCATCCAAGGGGGCATCAAGCGGACCTTTGGGTATCGGATCATCCCCATCCAAACCTCGCGCGGCTGCCCGTTCGATTGCGAGTTCTGCTCGGTCACAGGCATGTTTGGGAGGAAATTGCGCTATCGCTCCACTGAGAATATCATCAATGAGCTGCGCCAATATGATGACAAGAAGAACGCGGTATTTTTTTATGATGATAATTTTACCGCGAACCGCCAGCGCGCCAAAGAGCTGCTCCGCGCAATGATCGCTGAGAAATTCAAATTTAGTTGGTCCACTCAGGTGCGGGCCGATGTGGCTAAGGACCTGGAACTGGTTCAACTCATGCGTCAGGCAGGTTGCGAAACCGTCTATATCGGTTTCGAATCGGTCGATCCAGAAAGCCTCAAAGCGATGAAAAAAAATCAAACCGTCGACGAGATCAAAACCGCCATCAAAGTGCTCACAAAAAATAACATCCAGATCCATGGCATGTTTGTGTTCGGTTTCGACACCGATACTCCTGCCACGATTCAGGAA contains these protein-coding regions:
- a CDS encoding MerR family transcriptional regulator, whose product is MNKEILTTKEILEQLKLDSEVFQEILKRKMIKPIGTVDENVPVFEKRVVQQLTEIMQFQSMGYSIEDIEKILKKVGLPSTKQAEEKSHPSMRLLTVGELATRVNVNPRTIKYWEERGIIEPDTRSEGGFRLYAEHWVYLCNLISDLQLFGYTLEEIKEISDLFRDFLAIQKSIHAFPPDETRTKLQTMRERIQSFFDKMNQFKEGIHRWEELLKKKEKEIKQFENRLNQLQATKAAKEKKT
- a CDS encoding B12-binding domain-containing radical SAM protein — its product is MNSTTRPRIIFIEPKSPNLHIYSKFVIPRLGILILGTIMKKMDWDVQVILEENQELDFDHISSADMIGISTITSTAPRAYVIADQVRGMGIPVIMGGPHVSYLPDEALQHADFVIRGEAEQALPLFLQQWLTTRDYSSVPNLSFRQDGKNFHNPMGQPIQNLDAIPYPDLSLIQGGIKRTFGYRIIPIQTSRGCPFDCEFCSVTGMFGRKLRYRSTENIINELRQYDDKKNAVFFYDDNFTANRQRAKELLRAMIAEKFKFSWSTQVRADVAKDLELVQLMRQAGCETVYIGFESVDPESLKAMKKNQTVDEIKTAIKVLTKNNIQIHGMFVFGFDTDTPATIQETIRFANRSAIGTVQFLILTPLPGSETFRKLKEEGRIKFFDWTLYDAHHAVFDAKHLSIGELQRAQIKGHQSFYSWTQLLKRAIRFRWYQVLVGLYARKLNRIWKKKNRLWLKVLELLKPNFDFQISIDFKQVIRLPMKFYNKNIEKMKSESRHSDHSLVGLNEPGRMVVSR